A part of Candidatus Electrothrix aestuarii genomic DNA contains:
- a CDS encoding type II toxin-antitoxin system HicB family antitoxin, whose translation MKDMIRYKGYLGSVHYSDDDQVFYGKLEYIKSLINYEGTDVAGLRQAFEEAVDDYLTLCTEEGLEPERPFKGSFNVRTGCDLHRRAAIYALECGSNLNKVVTEALEQYLMTHSPCSGSD comes from the coding sequence ATGAAAGACATGATACGTTATAAAGGGTATTTGGGATCTGTACATTACAGTGATGATGATCAGGTCTTTTATGGAAAATTGGAATATATAAAAAGCCTAATCAACTATGAGGGCACGGATGTTGCCGGACTGCGACAGGCTTTTGAGGAAGCAGTTGATGATTACCTGACCCTCTGCACAGAAGAAGGTCTGGAGCCGGAACGCCCTTTCAAGGGAAGTTTCAATGTACGGACAGGCTGCGACCTCCATCGCAGGGCGGCAATATATGCGCTAGAATGCGGCTCGAATCTGAACAAGGTTGTTACTGAGGCGTTGGAACAGTACCTGATGACGCATTCTCCATGCAGCGGCTCTGATTAA
- a CDS encoding type II toxin-antitoxin system HicA family toxin, with protein MSRKDKLAAKLLDRKRDTTWDELTSLLQYLGYREAKKGKTGGSRRRFVHESGSVITLHKPYPQNVVKRYATDQVIEILRKEGLL; from the coding sequence TTGAGTCGAAAAGACAAATTGGCGGCAAAACTACTGGATCGTAAGAGAGATACTACTTGGGATGAACTCACCTCTCTGTTGCAATACCTGGGATACCGGGAAGCGAAGAAAGGAAAGACAGGAGGCTCACGGAGACGCTTTGTCCATGAATCCGGTTCAGTAATCACGCTGCATAAACCGTATCCTCAAAATGTCGTCAAAAGATATGCGACGGATCAGGTAATAGAAATTTTGCGTAAGGAAGGGCTGTTATGA
- the ppcA gene encoding phosphoenolpyruvate carboxylase — protein MINIPRCMSTQHPDNASIPFFASGSALVGEDEIREAYYAFSHLGCDEQMWDVEGKEIDTYVVKKLLSYYPEYFRENVLGEDLRITLRVPNPTVEKAEGKILLETLESIPRSYDAAQLFYERDAPPIFEVILPMATSACCIDRIYRYYADHIIGRQQERFSCGDITIAEWIGDFAPSRIQVIPLFEDVESMLNCADIVADYLADKDVEDQRVFLARSDTAMNYGLVPAALANKIALERLDDLSQHSGVRIHPILGMGSAPFRGGLSPRTAERVGREYPSVPTFSIQSAFKFDYPVDEVRAACRHLRKRTIGRAAPIDIERAESIIARYSKAYRHRLIELAPHINRMAKYIPGRRARKLHVGLFGYAREIGEVTLPRAISFTCALYSLGFPPELIAFEELSKDDLAFMLEIYPSFDDKLQDASQFADMESPFITDSLRNALENSGLQWTTNEEHLAIVRRIRSDLQRGDSSHTTDMLVRAALIRKFLG, from the coding sequence ATGATAAACATTCCCCGCTGCATGAGCACCCAGCATCCCGATAATGCCTCTATCCCCTTCTTTGCTTCGGGATCAGCGCTGGTCGGTGAAGACGAAATCCGCGAGGCCTACTACGCCTTTTCCCATCTTGGTTGTGATGAACAGATGTGGGATGTGGAAGGCAAAGAAATCGACACCTACGTAGTCAAGAAACTCCTCTCCTATTACCCTGAGTATTTCCGCGAAAATGTCCTTGGCGAAGATCTACGCATCACCCTTCGGGTACCCAACCCGACCGTGGAAAAGGCTGAGGGCAAAATCCTCCTGGAGACCCTGGAAAGCATCCCTCGCTCCTACGATGCTGCCCAGCTTTTCTATGAGCGGGACGCGCCTCCGATCTTTGAGGTGATCCTGCCTATGGCGACCTCAGCCTGCTGCATCGATCGCATCTACCGCTATTACGCAGATCATATCATCGGACGCCAGCAGGAACGCTTCAGCTGTGGGGATATCACCATTGCTGAATGGATCGGTGACTTTGCCCCTTCCCGGATCCAGGTCATCCCGCTGTTCGAGGACGTGGAGTCCATGCTCAACTGCGCAGACATCGTTGCTGACTATCTGGCTGACAAGGATGTGGAGGACCAGCGGGTCTTTCTCGCCCGTTCTGACACAGCCATGAACTACGGCCTGGTTCCGGCTGCCCTTGCCAATAAAATCGCCCTTGAGCGCCTGGATGATCTTTCCCAGCATAGCGGAGTCCGCATCCATCCCATCCTCGGCATGGGCTCGGCTCCGTTCCGGGGCGGCCTTTCCCCGCGAACCGCAGAGCGGGTTGGTCGAGAGTATCCCAGCGTTCCCACCTTTTCCATCCAGTCGGCCTTTAAATTCGACTATCCCGTGGATGAAGTCCGGGCCGCATGCAGGCATCTTAGAAAACGCACCATTGGCCGAGCGGCTCCCATCGATATTGAGCGAGCCGAGTCCATTATTGCGCGCTATAGCAAGGCCTATCGGCACCGCCTTATTGAACTGGCGCCCCATATCAACCGGATGGCCAAGTACATTCCGGGTCGCCGAGCCCGCAAGCTCCATGTCGGTCTGTTCGGCTATGCACGGGAGATCGGCGAGGTAACCCTACCCCGTGCAATCTCCTTCACCTGTGCCTTGTATTCGCTGGGTTTTCCACCGGAACTCATTGCCTTTGAGGAACTGAGCAAGGACGATCTTGCCTTTATGCTGGAGATCTACCCTTCCTTTGACGACAAACTCCAGGATGCCTCGCAGTTCGCTGATATGGAAAGCCCCTTTATCACCGATTCTCTGCGGAATGCGTTGGAAAACTCAGGCCTGCAATGGACCACGAACGAAGAGCATCTTGCCATTGTCCGGCGGATTCGTAGTGATCTCCAGCGAGGAGATTCATCGCATACGACAGACATGTTGGTGCGGGCCGCGTTGATTCGTAAATTTCTGGGGTAA
- the modA gene encoding molybdate ABC transporter substrate-binding protein yields the protein MKIKTLIILFLFHLFPVAASAETVYLSAAASMTDAIKEIITDFHVSHPQVKIQTNFGSSGGLAKQIDQGAPGDIYISANPKWVNYLVEKQLIAPKNNRILAYNKLVFLGEKRSSPLTLEKLTELERIAIGSPKSVPAGQYSKQTLEHAKIYTALKQANKLVLAKDVRQALLYADRGEVDGAFVYQTDALMARNAEILFTVPDDYHDRVAYPVGLTESGAKNAAAKALYEYMGTPDAKKVLQQFGFEVED from the coding sequence ATGAAGATAAAAACCCTGATTATTCTGTTCCTCTTCCACCTCTTTCCAGTTGCTGCTTCGGCAGAGACCGTTTATCTTTCTGCTGCTGCCAGCATGACCGATGCCATCAAAGAAATCATTACCGACTTTCACGTCAGCCATCCTCAGGTAAAAATCCAAACCAATTTTGGTTCCTCAGGAGGACTGGCCAAACAGATTGACCAAGGTGCTCCCGGTGATATCTATATTTCCGCCAATCCCAAATGGGTGAACTACCTGGTGGAAAAGCAACTTATCGCCCCGAAGAACAACCGCATCCTTGCCTATAATAAGCTGGTCTTTCTCGGAGAAAAACGTTCATCCCCTCTCACCTTAGAGAAACTTACCGAGCTTGAGCGCATTGCCATCGGCAGCCCGAAGAGTGTTCCAGCGGGCCAATACAGCAAGCAGACCCTGGAGCATGCCAAAATATATACAGCACTTAAACAGGCAAACAAGCTGGTTCTGGCCAAAGATGTACGCCAGGCCCTGCTCTATGCAGACCGGGGCGAGGTGGACGGAGCCTTTGTCTACCAAACCGATGCCCTCATGGCCCGGAATGCAGAAATTCTCTTTACAGTGCCGGACGATTATCATGACCGAGTGGCTTACCCTGTCGGCCTGACCGAGTCCGGCGCAAAAAACGCAGCAGCAAAGGCATTATATGAATACATGGGCACACCTGATGCGAAAAAAGTATTACAACAGTTTGGTTTTGAGGTGGAAGATTAA
- a CDS encoding TOBE domain-containing protein, whose amino-acid sequence MSKHVSQENRPEDILYEIMGWAEEKPTIALLQALERTGSINKAAQTVGIQYRTAWQKICQLNNLLPYPLLNKRVGGSGGGGSALTEEGQLLLNRIKLLQRKFTQFKQFAAEDPQEALATIQTLRRIEMKLSARNVWIGQVVEIQHGAVNSVVHIQLKGQDRITSMITDASVTRLGLKKGLEVMTIVKAPSVTLGLDIDPQKISARNILTGIISNILPGAVNDEITIELTGGSTVTSIITSASVERLGLTLGTPVSAIIKASDVLLAVS is encoded by the coding sequence ATGTCAAAACACGTCAGCCAAGAAAACAGACCTGAGGATATCCTCTATGAAATCATGGGTTGGGCTGAAGAGAAGCCGACTATCGCCCTGCTCCAGGCCCTGGAACGGACCGGCTCCATTAATAAAGCTGCCCAGACCGTAGGAATTCAATATCGAACAGCCTGGCAGAAGATCTGCCAGCTCAATAACCTCCTCCCCTACCCTCTGCTCAACAAACGAGTGGGAGGCAGCGGCGGAGGCGGATCTGCACTCACCGAAGAGGGACAGCTCTTGCTGAATCGAATCAAGCTCCTCCAGCGTAAGTTCACCCAGTTTAAACAATTTGCAGCTGAGGATCCCCAGGAGGCCTTGGCCACCATCCAAACACTCCGGAGAATCGAAATGAAACTCAGCGCCCGCAACGTGTGGATTGGTCAGGTTGTCGAAATCCAACACGGTGCTGTAAATAGCGTGGTCCATATCCAGCTTAAAGGACAAGACCGTATCACCTCGATGATCACCGACGCCTCGGTCACCAGATTAGGCCTCAAAAAAGGCCTGGAGGTAATGACCATCGTCAAGGCCCCCAGTGTCACCTTGGGTCTGGATATTGATCCGCAAAAAATCTCTGCCCGGAACATCCTCACCGGCATAATCAGCAATATCCTTCCTGGTGCAGTGAATGATGAAATCACCATAGAACTCACTGGTGGTAGTACAGTTACCTCCATTATTACCTCGGCCAGTGTCGAACGCCTGGGATTAACCCTTGGCACACCTGTTTCAGCGATCATTAAAGCCTCGGACGTGCTTCTTGCTGTGTCCTGA
- a CDS encoding NAD(P)-dependent oxidoreductase, giving the protein MDTQHIAYLGLGMMGQEMVLNLAEDGVQVLVWNRTQKKADALVGTNIHAVTSPQDAVCRGGIAISCLSNDEAVEAVCSDDFLHALGKGGVHISMSTISPNTADKLKIRHAAHGASYVAAPVLGRPDFVKSRMQRFLLSGPAAVCARALPILESLGSWVFHLGEDVRSAHAAKLAFNYTIGTSITLMSEAFALAEKNGVDRQVMHNLMVETVYNCPLFQGYGKQIVDDNVDDPLFKLSLGYKDMSLVADLARESLVPMPVGLAVYETYQRAMAAGMQDLDWCGVSRVVSQAAGEKK; this is encoded by the coding sequence ATGGATACACAACACATCGCCTACCTCGGCCTCGGTATGATGGGGCAAGAAATGGTTCTCAATCTTGCAGAAGATGGAGTGCAGGTCCTTGTCTGGAACAGGACCCAGAAAAAAGCCGACGCCCTTGTCGGTACAAATATCCATGCTGTCACCTCGCCCCAGGATGCTGTATGTCGAGGTGGTATTGCCATTTCCTGTCTTTCCAATGATGAGGCTGTCGAAGCAGTGTGTAGCGACGACTTCCTTCACGCCTTAGGCAAGGGCGGTGTGCATATTTCCATGTCCACGATTTCACCCAATACAGCAGATAAATTAAAAATTCGCCATGCAGCCCACGGTGCCAGCTATGTTGCCGCTCCTGTGCTGGGGCGCCCGGATTTTGTTAAATCCCGTATGCAGCGTTTCCTCCTTTCCGGTCCTGCTGCGGTCTGCGCTCGTGCTCTGCCGATCCTGGAGTCCTTGGGCTCCTGGGTTTTTCACCTTGGTGAGGATGTTCGTTCTGCCCATGCAGCCAAGCTCGCCTTTAATTACACCATCGGAACTTCTATCACCTTGATGAGCGAGGCCTTTGCCCTGGCAGAAAAAAACGGGGTTGATCGTCAGGTTATGCATAATCTCATGGTTGAAACGGTGTATAATTGTCCGCTGTTTCAGGGCTATGGAAAGCAGATTGTTGATGATAATGTAGATGATCCGCTGTTTAAGCTTTCCCTTGGTTACAAGGATATGTCCCTTGTTGCTGATTTAGCTCGTGAATCCCTTGTTCCCATGCCTGTAGGTCTTGCGGTTTATGAAACTTATCAGCGGGCAATGGCTGCTGGTATGCAGGACCTTGATTGGTGCGGCGTGAGTCGGGTTGTCAGTCAGGCTGCGGGAGAGAAAAAGTAA
- the modD gene encoding ModD protein, whose product MIFFTSEEIEQWINEDAPLVDLTSHLLGLNNQPGILQVATRHPTRVALTEEAGRIFEILGCSVHDICPSGEDVPAQTILLRAEGPAATLHRGWKVAMNLLEYMCGVASHTAEMVKKVEECSNIPLLVTRKHQPGLRKPLIKATLAGGAIPHRLGLSETILIFENHLNLLGGRDALPTLLANMKATACEQKITVECDDRNQAVQAAEAGADAVQFDKVSPQDLSIWCSELKASFPNLIILSAGGVGPQNVQDYARTEVDGIVLSSVFHAKPADLGVTISLR is encoded by the coding sequence ATGATCTTTTTTACAAGCGAAGAAATTGAACAGTGGATCAATGAAGATGCGCCCTTAGTTGATCTGACCAGCCATCTGCTGGGACTGAATAACCAGCCCGGTATCCTCCAGGTCGCAACCCGGCATCCAACCAGAGTCGCCCTAACAGAAGAGGCTGGACGCATCTTTGAAATTCTCGGCTGTAGCGTGCATGATATTTGCCCTTCGGGCGAAGATGTCCCTGCCCAAACCATCCTGCTCAGGGCAGAAGGACCTGCTGCTACTCTGCATCGAGGCTGGAAGGTGGCTATGAATCTGCTGGAATACATGTGTGGGGTAGCTAGCCACACCGCAGAAATGGTCAAAAAGGTAGAAGAGTGCAGCAATATCCCTCTGCTGGTGACCCGCAAACATCAACCGGGGCTGAGAAAACCGCTGATCAAGGCAACCCTGGCTGGCGGAGCGATTCCGCACCGACTGGGTTTATCCGAAACGATCCTGATCTTTGAAAATCATCTCAACCTCCTTGGCGGCCGAGATGCCTTACCAACTTTGCTTGCAAATATGAAGGCAACTGCCTGTGAACAAAAGATCACCGTGGAATGCGATGATCGGAACCAGGCCGTACAGGCTGCTGAGGCTGGCGCTGATGCAGTGCAATTCGACAAGGTTTCTCCCCAGGATCTCAGCATCTGGTGTTCTGAACTCAAAGCCAGCTTTCCGAACCTGATCATTTTAAGCGCAGGCGGGGTTGGGCCACAAAACGTTCAGGACTACGCCCGCACCGAAGTGGACGGCATTGTACTCAGCTCAGTCTTTCATGCCAAGCCTGCGGATCTGGGCGTAACCATTTCGCTCCGCTAA